One Candidatus Palauibacter australiensis DNA window includes the following coding sequences:
- the serS gene encoding serine--tRNA ligase, with amino-acid sequence MLDLRTLRDDPERVRDAMRRRGDEHAAGLVEETLRADEVRRRLIREVEVLKAERNTASKAIGAAKGRGEDASAEIEAMRRVAARIRALDADLARTEAEMRDWLLQIPNIPDPRVPPGEEGEGPTVAEWGAPRKGEVPPHWVLGATHGHTDPAAGALPGGRTPSLDIERGAKIAGSGFPLLVGGGARLSRALIQFMLDLHVREHGYLEILPPLVVSRDSMTGTGHIPKFEDDAYRTDPDDLFLVPTAEVPLTNMHRGEILSADDLPLAYVAHTPCFRREAGAAGRDTRGLLRVHQFDKVEIVRICRPEESEAQLELLTRHAERVLELLEVPYRRVLLPLGDLGFANAITYDLEIWAPGVEAWLEVSSCSSYGDFQARRSDIRFRPEGGGRPLHVHTLNGSALALARLIVVLLETGFREGEGILLPEILHPYLGFERLELCR; translated from the coding sequence ATGCTTGACCTCAGAACCCTCCGCGACGATCCCGAACGCGTCCGCGATGCCATGCGGAGACGCGGCGACGAGCACGCCGCGGGACTCGTGGAGGAGACGCTGCGGGCGGATGAGGTCCGCCGCCGCCTGATCCGGGAGGTGGAAGTCCTCAAGGCCGAGCGGAACACGGCGTCGAAGGCGATCGGCGCGGCGAAGGGCAGGGGAGAGGACGCATCGGCGGAGATCGAGGCCATGCGCCGCGTGGCCGCGCGGATCCGGGCCCTCGACGCGGACCTCGCCCGGACCGAGGCGGAAATGCGTGATTGGCTCCTGCAGATCCCGAATATCCCGGACCCCCGCGTCCCGCCCGGCGAGGAAGGGGAAGGGCCGACGGTCGCGGAGTGGGGCGCCCCGCGGAAGGGCGAAGTACCGCCGCACTGGGTGCTCGGTGCAACGCACGGCCATACGGACCCCGCCGCCGGCGCGCTGCCGGGGGGACGGACGCCGTCGCTGGATATCGAGCGCGGGGCGAAGATCGCGGGCTCCGGTTTTCCGCTCCTGGTCGGGGGCGGCGCCCGCCTCAGCCGCGCGCTCATTCAGTTCATGCTCGACCTCCACGTCCGCGAGCACGGATACCTCGAGATCCTGCCTCCCCTCGTCGTCTCGCGGGATTCGATGACGGGGACCGGTCACATCCCCAAGTTCGAGGACGACGCCTACCGGACGGATCCCGACGACCTCTTCCTCGTGCCCACGGCCGAGGTGCCCCTCACGAATATGCACCGGGGAGAGATCCTGTCCGCGGACGACCTTCCCCTGGCGTACGTCGCGCACACGCCCTGCTTCCGGCGGGAGGCCGGCGCCGCGGGCCGCGACACGCGAGGGCTCCTGCGGGTGCACCAGTTCGACAAGGTGGAGATCGTCCGCATCTGCCGGCCCGAAGAATCGGAGGCGCAACTGGAGCTCCTGACCCGCCACGCGGAGCGGGTGCTCGAGCTTCTTGAAGTCCCCTACCGCCGGGTTCTGCTCCCGCTGGGAGATCTCGGATTCGCGAACGCGATCACGTACGACCTGGAGATCTGGGCTCCGGGCGTCGAGGCATGGCTCGAGGTGTCCAGCTGTTCTTCGTACGGGGACTTCCAGGCGCGGCGCTCCGATATCCGCTTCCGGCCCGAGGGCGGAGGACGCCCCCTGCACGTGCACACGCTCAACGGCTCGGCGCTGGCTCTCGCCCGGCTCATCGTGGTGTTGCTCGAGACGGGCTTCCGCGAGGGTGAGGGGATCCTGCTCCCGGAGATTCTCCACCCCTATCTCGGGTTCGAGCGGCTCGAGCTCTGCCGGTGA
- a CDS encoding HAMP domain-containing sensor histidine kinase has product MIRLWNRRGGALLLAILSTSVLVWSAIFSRQQAEERRLDAAVLGQLTAISIAAASGNLTVEEQNELWNQASQQVGAQVRRLRIPIVITDTLGNPSSSAHLPDDFPLDPTGEPDDQALREFVAELDALRPPFEAPGLQVHFGDPEFTSSLRLVPWLQAASLLVILGSGGWLLFLSFRSERERIWSAMARESAHQMGTPLSSLVGWLEVLEDRPRPRGSEVGQPDLIDEMAADVTRLQKVSRRFELIGHKPKLEPMSVRATAIQLRQYFEARLPTLSRTGKIEIAVEMEPESPDVLGNPTLLEWAFENLIRNAIDALAPDGGRIVISHLGPSGKRSVFRVLDTGPGIPPALRDKIFNIGVTTKKHGWGVGLSLARRIIEDMHDGSIRLEDTGRGASFRIELPRHRPGKRGT; this is encoded by the coding sequence GTGATCCGGCTCTGGAACCGGCGCGGCGGCGCGCTTCTGCTTGCGATTCTGTCCACGAGCGTCCTCGTCTGGTCCGCCATCTTCTCGCGTCAACAGGCGGAGGAACGCCGGCTCGACGCCGCGGTCCTCGGGCAGTTGACGGCGATCAGCATCGCGGCCGCGTCGGGCAACCTCACGGTCGAGGAACAGAACGAACTCTGGAACCAGGCCTCGCAGCAGGTGGGCGCCCAGGTCCGGCGTCTCCGCATCCCCATCGTGATCACCGACACGCTGGGCAACCCGAGCAGTTCCGCGCACCTGCCCGATGACTTCCCGCTCGACCCGACCGGCGAACCGGACGACCAGGCGCTACGCGAATTCGTGGCGGAACTCGACGCCCTGCGGCCGCCCTTCGAGGCGCCCGGCCTCCAGGTCCACTTCGGCGACCCCGAGTTCACGAGCAGTCTTCGCCTGGTCCCGTGGCTGCAGGCGGCGTCGCTCCTCGTCATCCTCGGCAGTGGCGGCTGGCTCCTCTTCCTCTCCTTCCGGAGCGAGCGGGAGCGTATCTGGTCTGCCATGGCCAGGGAATCGGCGCACCAGATGGGGACCCCGCTGAGTTCGCTCGTCGGCTGGCTGGAGGTGCTCGAAGACCGGCCGCGCCCCCGGGGATCGGAGGTCGGGCAACCGGACCTCATCGACGAGATGGCGGCGGATGTGACGCGCCTGCAGAAGGTGTCGCGCCGCTTCGAACTCATCGGCCACAAGCCCAAGCTCGAGCCCATGTCCGTGCGCGCCACCGCCATCCAGCTTCGACAGTACTTCGAGGCGCGCCTCCCCACGCTCTCCCGCACCGGCAAGATCGAAATCGCGGTGGAGATGGAGCCCGAGTCGCCGGACGTGCTGGGCAACCCGACGCTCCTGGAGTGGGCGTTCGAGAACCTGATCAGGAACGCGATCGACGCGCTGGCCCCCGATGGCGGCCGGATCGTGATCTCCCACCTCGGCCCGAGCGGCAAGCGGTCCGTGTTCCGGGTGCTGGACACCGGGCCGGGGATCCCCCCCGCGCTCCGGGACAAGATCTTCAACATCGGCGTCACGACGAAGAAGCACGGCTGGGGCGTCGGCCTGTCTCTCGCGCGGCGCATCATCGAAGACATGCACGATGGCTCGATCCGCCTCGAGGACACGGGGCGGGGCGCGAGCTTCCGCATCGAACTCCCGCGTCACCGGCCCGGGAAACGGGGGACGTGA
- a CDS encoding UvrD-helicase domain-containing protein, which yields MRGLRLNPEQRDAVEHGEGPLLVLAGAGSGKTRVLTARAARLIDEGLEPTRLLAVTFTNKAAGEMRERIEGLIGRSTRGLWIGTFHSVAARLLRIEAPHTSRTRAFTIYDEDDAIRTLRDVMESEGYDPRRWAPRALRGRISSAKNALMGPAEYESEAFDLLAEVVAKVYPAYQRELARRNAYDFDDLLFETVRLLETADGVQDRYAARFAHVLVDEYQDTNHAQYRMVKALASKHGNLCVVGDDDQAVYGWRGADIRNILDFEADFHGAHVVRLERNYRSTGSILEVANAVISRNLARKPKRLHTEREAGDPIEVVRCDDERAEAAWVSSRIEAGRGARGLNEFAVLYRTNAQSRAFEEAFRRSGIPYRIVGGVPFYERREVKDVMAYLRLLVNPADDAAFLRAVGWPRRGVGAKSLERLEALARAGAGAGEAVEPLAAVAARARHEDGIPRAAARGLRRFADGLADLRASLPGSGAREALEACVATFGLATALAEEEDGADRLENVSELFAAAEVFERDDVEDPDDEATDLELFLQSVSLRSDLDEADFDGEAVTMITLHNAKGLEFPVVFLGGLEEGLFPLSRAVEAPGGLEEERRLFYVGVTRAMDRLSLTYADHRWRAGMASRSAPSSFIDELPEEHVHPRLAEPRWGRRRPRDARGFGRRPPGGGARGGRSFAWQRGPDRASGRATGSGGDERSGPPGELEYDYEDSQVPLSLTPGVRVVHPRFGAGEVLQVYGFGREAKADIAFEEVGRKKVVVAYAGLRPA from the coding sequence GTGAGGGGACTTCGCCTTAACCCGGAGCAGCGGGACGCGGTCGAACACGGCGAAGGGCCGCTGCTGGTCCTCGCCGGCGCGGGCTCCGGCAAGACGCGCGTGCTCACGGCGCGGGCCGCCCGCCTCATCGACGAGGGGCTGGAGCCCACGCGCCTCCTCGCCGTCACCTTCACGAACAAGGCCGCCGGGGAGATGCGGGAACGAATCGAGGGACTCATCGGTCGTTCCACGCGGGGCCTGTGGATCGGCACGTTCCACTCGGTCGCCGCGCGCCTCCTTCGCATCGAGGCTCCGCACACATCCCGTACGCGCGCCTTCACGATCTACGACGAGGATGACGCCATCCGCACGCTCAGGGATGTGATGGAGTCGGAGGGCTACGATCCCAGGCGCTGGGCGCCCCGCGCGTTGCGCGGCCGGATCTCCAGCGCGAAGAACGCGCTCATGGGTCCCGCCGAGTACGAATCCGAGGCCTTCGACCTTCTGGCCGAGGTCGTGGCGAAGGTCTATCCCGCGTACCAGCGCGAACTGGCTCGGCGCAACGCCTACGATTTCGACGACCTCCTCTTCGAGACGGTCCGCCTGCTGGAGACGGCGGACGGCGTGCAGGACCGCTACGCCGCGCGCTTCGCTCACGTGCTCGTGGACGAGTACCAGGACACGAACCACGCCCAGTACCGGATGGTGAAGGCGCTGGCCTCGAAGCACGGCAACCTGTGCGTCGTGGGGGACGACGATCAGGCGGTGTACGGATGGCGTGGAGCGGACATCCGGAACATCCTCGACTTCGAGGCCGATTTCCACGGCGCGCACGTCGTGCGGCTGGAGCGCAACTATCGCTCGACGGGGTCGATTCTCGAGGTCGCGAACGCCGTCATCTCGCGGAACCTCGCGAGGAAGCCGAAGCGGCTGCATACGGAGCGGGAGGCCGGCGATCCGATCGAGGTCGTCCGCTGCGATGACGAGCGGGCGGAAGCGGCGTGGGTCTCGTCGCGGATCGAGGCGGGCCGCGGCGCCCGGGGCTTGAACGAGTTTGCGGTGCTTTACCGCACGAACGCCCAGTCGCGGGCCTTCGAGGAGGCGTTCCGGCGGTCCGGCATCCCGTACCGGATCGTGGGCGGCGTCCCGTTCTACGAACGTCGCGAGGTGAAGGACGTCATGGCCTATCTGCGCCTTCTCGTGAACCCGGCGGACGACGCCGCGTTCCTGCGCGCCGTGGGGTGGCCGAGGCGCGGGGTCGGGGCGAAGAGCCTCGAAAGGCTGGAGGCACTCGCCCGCGCGGGCGCCGGAGCAGGCGAAGCCGTGGAGCCGCTCGCGGCGGTTGCGGCGCGGGCGCGGCACGAAGACGGCATCCCGAGGGCGGCGGCGCGCGGCCTGAGGCGGTTCGCCGACGGGCTCGCCGACCTGCGGGCTTCGCTACCCGGCAGCGGTGCCCGGGAAGCGCTCGAGGCGTGCGTCGCAACCTTCGGCCTGGCCACGGCGCTCGCGGAGGAGGAGGACGGCGCGGACCGCCTGGAGAACGTGAGCGAACTGTTCGCGGCGGCCGAGGTGTTCGAGCGCGACGACGTGGAGGACCCCGACGACGAAGCCACGGATCTCGAATTGTTCCTGCAGTCCGTTTCGCTGCGTTCCGACCTCGATGAGGCCGACTTCGACGGTGAAGCGGTGACGATGATCACGCTGCACAATGCGAAGGGACTCGAGTTTCCGGTGGTCTTCCTGGGCGGGCTGGAGGAGGGACTCTTTCCTCTCTCGAGGGCGGTGGAGGCGCCGGGCGGGCTGGAAGAGGAACGGCGCCTCTTCTACGTGGGGGTCACGCGCGCGATGGACCGGCTGAGCCTTACGTATGCGGACCACCGCTGGCGGGCCGGGATGGCCAGTCGCTCGGCCCCGTCGAGCTTCATTGATGAACTCCCGGAGGAACACGTGCATCCGCGGCTTGCGGAGCCGCGCTGGGGGCGGCGGCGCCCCCGCGACGCCCGGGGGTTCGGCCGCCGCCCGCCGGGAGGAGGGGCGCGGGGCGGCCGCTCCTTCGCCTGGCAGAGGGGTCCGGATCGCGCATCGGGCCGTGCCACCGGTTCCGGCGGGGACGAAAGGTCGGGACCTCCGGGCGAGCTCGAGTACGACTACGAAGACTCGCAGGTGCCGCTCTCGCTCACCCCGGGCGTACGCGTGGTGCACCCGCGCTTCGGGGCCGGCGAGGTGCTGCAGGTGTACGGCTTCGGGAGGGAGGCCAAGGCCGACATCGCGTTCGAGGAGGTCGGCCGGAAGAAGGTCGTCGTCGCGTACGCGGGGTTGCGCCCGGCTTAG
- the murA gene encoding UDP-N-acetylglucosamine 1-carboxyvinyltransferase — translation MYYRIEGGHELSGVFTPAGNKNAALPILAATLLTHEPVRIENVPRITDVETLLDLLRRLGVEGGWTAPGVLELNAAGVNPRAIPDEDLAGRIRGSVLLAGPMLARIGSCQLPHPGGDFIGRRRLDTHMLALQALGAAVDVGDRYVLSAPGLRGASVFLDEPSVTGTENAVLAAATATGTTELRNAATEPHVQDLCRFLITLGARIEGIGTSRLVIEGVETLGGGTFRIGPDHIEVGSVIGLAAATGSTLRIAGVDPAHFDPLRVGFRRLGLEFAWRDDQLLVRGAGELEIQPDLGGQIPKIDDGPWPAFPADLISIALVAATQCRGTVLIHEKMFESRMFFVDKVIAMGARIVLCDPHRAVVVGPSPLRGATLESPDIRAGMALLIAALAAEGASRVYNIGQIERGYERIHERLASVGARIERVEPDGS, via the coding sequence ATGTACTATCGGATCGAGGGTGGCCACGAGCTGAGCGGCGTGTTCACGCCGGCCGGCAACAAGAACGCCGCCCTCCCCATCCTCGCCGCCACGCTCCTCACGCACGAGCCGGTGCGAATCGAGAACGTCCCGCGCATCACCGACGTGGAGACGCTGCTCGACCTCCTCCGCAGGCTCGGAGTCGAGGGTGGCTGGACGGCGCCCGGCGTTCTCGAACTCAACGCCGCCGGGGTGAATCCGCGGGCGATCCCGGATGAGGACCTGGCCGGCCGGATCCGCGGATCGGTGCTGCTCGCGGGCCCGATGCTCGCCCGGATAGGGTCGTGCCAGCTCCCGCACCCCGGCGGAGATTTCATCGGGCGCCGCCGTCTGGACACCCACATGCTTGCGCTGCAGGCGCTCGGAGCGGCGGTCGACGTTGGAGACCGCTACGTCCTGAGCGCTCCCGGTCTCCGCGGCGCCTCCGTCTTCCTCGATGAGCCGTCCGTTACGGGGACGGAGAACGCGGTGCTCGCGGCGGCCACGGCGACGGGCACGACGGAACTTCGTAACGCCGCAACGGAACCCCACGTACAGGACCTGTGCCGCTTTCTCATCACGCTTGGCGCCCGCATCGAGGGCATCGGAACCTCGCGGCTCGTCATCGAGGGCGTGGAGACGCTGGGAGGAGGGACGTTCCGGATCGGGCCGGATCACATTGAAGTCGGGAGCGTGATCGGGTTGGCGGCGGCGACGGGCTCGACCCTTCGGATCGCCGGAGTGGATCCGGCCCACTTCGACCCGCTTCGCGTGGGCTTCCGACGCCTCGGCCTCGAATTCGCGTGGCGCGACGACCAGCTCCTCGTGCGCGGCGCGGGAGAGCTCGAGATCCAGCCCGATCTCGGCGGCCAGATTCCGAAGATCGACGACGGGCCCTGGCCGGCGTTCCCCGCGGATCTGATCAGCATCGCGCTCGTGGCCGCGACCCAGTGCCGCGGCACCGTCCTCATTCACGAGAAGATGTTCGAGTCGCGGATGTTCTTCGTCGACAAGGTGATCGCCATGGGCGCCCGCATCGTCCTCTGCGATCCGCACCGGGCCGTCGTCGTGGGACCTTCGCCGCTACGCGGAGCGACCCTCGAGAGCCCCGACATCCGGGCCGGCATGGCGCTCCTTATCGCGGCGCTTGCGGCGGAAGGCGCGAGTCGCGTGTACAACATCGGGCAGATCGAGCGCGGCTACGAGCGCATCCATGAACGCCTCGCGTCGGTGGGAGCCCGCATCGAGCGGGTGGAGCCGGACGGCTCATGA
- a CDS encoding laccase domain-containing protein: protein MTEVAEIRKDGMLRLSQWESLDPSVVCGITTAERGDLAVAEASPAHVTAVYADLARELGFRRVSVPTQVHGTDLREIRAGSAPDSGGCTVHRAGRVDGQLAVGPGWLLAATAADCVPVYLWSRELGHIGLIHAGWRGAAAGILPRAISRLARGLDGGSPRTVADLRVHLGPAICGDCYEVDTPVLSAFGLGGTRAQLDLRGILAAQAATAGIAPDALSSSRFCTSCGPGDLHSHRASGGTAGRMAAFLGLRSG, encoded by the coding sequence ATGACGGAGGTCGCGGAGATCCGGAAGGACGGCATGCTGCGGTTGTCGCAGTGGGAGTCGCTCGATCCGAGTGTGGTCTGCGGGATCACCACGGCGGAACGCGGGGACCTCGCGGTCGCGGAGGCCTCCCCGGCACACGTGACTGCGGTCTACGCGGATCTGGCACGGGAACTTGGCTTCCGCCGGGTATCGGTGCCGACTCAGGTCCACGGCACGGATCTGCGGGAGATCAGGGCCGGATCCGCCCCGGACTCGGGGGGGTGTACCGTCCACCGGGCGGGTCGCGTGGACGGCCAGCTCGCGGTCGGGCCCGGTTGGCTCCTGGCCGCGACCGCCGCGGATTGCGTTCCGGTCTACCTCTGGTCCCGTGAACTCGGGCACATCGGGCTGATCCACGCGGGTTGGCGTGGGGCGGCGGCGGGCATCCTTCCGCGCGCGATCTCCCGGCTCGCCCGCGGTCTCGACGGCGGATCCCCCCGCACCGTCGCGGACCTCCGAGTCCATCTGGGGCCCGCGATCTGCGGGGACTGTTACGAGGTCGACACACCCGTGCTTTCCGCCTTCGGCCTCGGCGGCACGCGCGCACAACTCGACTTGAGGGGCATCCTCGCCGCCCAGGCAGCGACGGCCGGCATCGCACCCGACGCCCTTTCGAGCTCCCGTTTCTGCACGTCATGCGGCCCCGGCGACCTTCATTCGCACCGCGCGAGCGGCGGCACGGCGGGACGGATGGCCGCCTTCCTGGGGCTGCGAAGCGGCTGA
- a CDS encoding ribosome maturation factor RimP produces MLDPADIERAVEGLGFEVVQMERGGGRRRPLLRLRIDRPGASAARSGVTVDDCVAVTRKLRVALEDGATEDWVLEVSSPGVDRPLVKAADYERFAGSRICVRGYGPLADRGRRVDGMLLGMVDGLPGTFALEIEGDRVEIPLELVASARLVYDWDAAGGVDGR; encoded by the coding sequence ATGCTGGACCCGGCGGACATCGAACGCGCGGTCGAAGGCCTTGGCTTCGAGGTCGTGCAGATGGAGCGCGGCGGAGGCCGCCGCCGGCCGCTGCTCCGGCTCCGGATCGATCGGCCGGGCGCGTCGGCGGCCCGATCGGGCGTGACCGTCGACGACTGCGTCGCCGTGACGAGGAAACTGCGTGTCGCACTTGAAGATGGGGCGACTGAGGACTGGGTGCTCGAAGTGTCGTCGCCGGGAGTGGACCGGCCGCTGGTGAAGGCCGCGGACTACGAGCGCTTCGCCGGGTCGCGGATTTGCGTTCGGGGCTACGGTCCGCTGGCCGATCGAGGCCGGAGGGTGGACGGCATGCTGCTCGGGATGGTGGACGGCCTTCCCGGCACGTTCGCGCTGGAGATCGAAGGGGATCGTGTGGAGATCCCGCTGGAGCTCGTGGCCTCCGCCCGCCTGGTCTACGACTGGGACGCGGCCGGAGGCGTGGATGGGAGATAG
- the nusA gene encoding transcription termination factor NusA — MSDQIPIVEAFRMMAANKSLTELELHDLIREGIHAALARRFGGPVEAEIDVTDGGDISIVVLKEVVDEVEDPAQEVTLEQARWDDPDFQVGDLMEIPVDFRDFGRSAVMAAKQRIIQRIREGERDRIRMEFNDRVGDLVSGEVQASERGKLVVMLNRSREAEAIIPWREQNPRERFRQGEPIRAVLKLLEETPRGPRLILSRADPQFVASLFALEVPEIYQDIVDIKEIVREAGGRTKVAVASRDESVDPVGACVGLKGSRVQAVVSELSGERIDIVPWHPDPEIFARRALAPARVAKVISDQERHVITAIVDEDQLSLAIGRNGQNVRLASQLIGWQIDLYSSRDWMERGGEAGLFGGDDEYEMSDFPLSELEGIAPATLAALEAAGIGSFYGLLDMDRSDFLQVPGIGADEADTLEALIDELTVVDEAQTEGAGAAETAVEAPADAAAADAPPEPASGEAADALSTAASGEGTA, encoded by the coding sequence ATGAGCGATCAGATCCCGATCGTTGAAGCGTTCCGCATGATGGCGGCGAACAAGTCGCTGACGGAACTGGAGCTGCATGATCTCATCCGCGAAGGGATCCATGCGGCTCTCGCCCGTCGTTTCGGCGGTCCGGTCGAGGCGGAAATCGACGTCACCGATGGCGGCGACATCTCGATCGTCGTCCTCAAGGAAGTCGTTGACGAGGTCGAGGATCCGGCGCAGGAAGTAACGCTTGAGCAGGCTCGCTGGGATGACCCCGACTTCCAGGTCGGCGACCTCATGGAGATCCCGGTCGACTTCAGGGACTTCGGCCGCAGCGCGGTGATGGCCGCCAAGCAGAGGATCATCCAGCGTATCCGCGAGGGAGAACGCGACCGCATCCGGATGGAGTTCAACGACCGGGTAGGGGACCTCGTGTCAGGCGAGGTGCAGGCGAGCGAGCGCGGCAAACTCGTCGTCATGCTGAACCGGTCTCGCGAAGCCGAGGCGATCATCCCGTGGCGGGAGCAGAATCCCCGGGAACGCTTCCGCCAGGGCGAGCCGATCCGCGCCGTGCTGAAGCTGCTGGAGGAGACGCCGCGCGGACCGCGACTCATCCTTTCGCGGGCGGACCCCCAGTTCGTCGCTTCGCTCTTCGCGCTCGAGGTGCCGGAGATCTACCAGGATATCGTGGACATCAAGGAGATCGTCCGTGAAGCGGGCGGGCGCACCAAGGTGGCCGTCGCGTCCCGGGATGAGTCCGTCGACCCGGTCGGGGCCTGCGTCGGCCTGAAGGGGTCGCGCGTCCAGGCTGTCGTGTCGGAGTTGAGCGGCGAACGGATCGACATCGTCCCGTGGCACCCGGACCCGGAGATCTTCGCCCGCCGAGCCCTGGCTCCGGCCCGGGTCGCGAAGGTGATCTCGGATCAGGAACGGCACGTCATTACGGCGATTGTGGACGAGGACCAGCTGTCGCTGGCGATCGGGCGAAACGGACAGAACGTGCGGTTGGCGTCGCAGCTCATCGGCTGGCAGATCGACCTCTATTCCAGCCGTGACTGGATGGAGCGCGGCGGAGAGGCTGGCCTGTTCGGAGGCGATGACGAATACGAGATGTCCGACTTCCCGCTCTCCGAGCTCGAGGGGATCGCCCCGGCAACCCTCGCGGCGCTCGAGGCGGCCGGGATCGGCAGCTTTTACGGACTCCTCGACATGGATCGGAGCGATTTCCTTCAGGTTCCAGGGATCGGGGCGGACGAGGCGGATACCCTGGAGGCGCTCATCGACGAATTGACCGTCGTGGACGAGGCACAGACGGAGGGCGCCGGGGCCGCGGAGACGGCTGTCGAGGCGCCCGCGGACGCGGCGGCCGCGGATGCGCCGCCGGAGCCGGCATCCGGGGAGGCGGCCGATGCGTTGAGTACCGCGGCCTCGGGCGAGGGGACCGCCTGA